From Impatiens glandulifera chromosome 7, dImpGla2.1, whole genome shotgun sequence:
AAGGAAACACTCGGgacttttgattaatttattctcCCTTCATTTCAAaggaataaatttttaatatatgatctGAATCCTCGTCCTCCTCCATCATGATCCATTTCTTTTCAGGAATCGTGCTCCATGAACTTCGTTGTCTTTAACCTTTTTATAGAACGATGGGTTCTGATGTTTATTTGGAGTGCGAcaaatccccgcgggttaagcacatagcccgcaaacccatttaaccatttaactagacgcagaacttgtcgcctgacgggctcgaatcTAGGATCTCAGGAAGGCatgggggatatccacctcttgttgccgctaggctagaagagggaaCGTCTTTAACATTTTCAATGTCTTATGAATATGATTAGTCCCTTTGCAAAATGGTTAAGATTTTCTCACAAAAGCAAAAGAGTTTTGAACTCAGAACGAAACGTAACATTCTTCAAACATCAACTGGTCAAATACTTAATAGTAGAGACGTTTGTGAAGAAAGGCGTACAGGACATAGCACCGTAGACCATTTTTTAATACGTGACCAAACACCGGAttcttaaaatgaatatttgattttcttttctttttttagtttctttgaggaaaaaaataaagtgcAACTCTAAAGTCAATTAAAATGATACATTCACGAGTGGATTGATTTAAAACATGTACGTCCCCGTTGAGCGATTTCAGTGACATTAAACCGAatagtttgataaaaaaaaaaacataataaatttggTTTAGCCTTttcgatttgatatttgatttgatttgaacGGGTTTAGGATTggtttgatatgtttaacacccTTATTTTTGTATCATAATCTAAAAGTAAATTGATCACTTAATAATAAGATGCTGCAATTGAGAGAATAAGTTGGATATTCtgtgacaaaataaaataataaatgaaaggAATTAAgcttataaatgaaaaatattaaaatgaataatctGAATCAAACTAAGCCTTTGCAAGGTTTGAATTCATATCTTCTTCCTCTActcatttcatttatatttccgAGATTTCTTCATTAGCATTTTCTCTAAAATCTcgcacaacaacaacaacaacagagAGTGATACGATTAACTTCGTCGATTGTCAATCGTGTGGTGGTTTGTCCGATCCAAACTGGTGTGGTGTATTAtctatcatcttcttcagatcgAGGAGGAGGCAAGTTCCCACTTCCAATATTtcgattttctttttatttgcaacttgtaatttttgtttttctcatCTCTTCTAATCTACTTTATCTGTAGTCGGAAACTGGGAATCTTAACTTCGAAACCCTAACTCCCAAAACACAAAAACTTGGAAACCCTAGCTAGCTAGTTTTACTGAAATAGAAGACAAGTTCATATTAACCAAGCAAAAAGCAATCAGATTCTGATCATGATTGTAAAGAAATTAggaattaatttctttaataatgATTTGGGTAAAATGGCCTACTCAGGGTTCTGAACTAGTTTAATCTTGTGATCACAATCTGTCTTCATTTAGTTTGCATCGATTGCTCTTCTACATGTTGAATcctgtatgtatgtatgtatgtgtgTATTGACTTATCATCTCCGATTGATTGATTCGATCGCAGACTTCTTGATTCATCTCCATCAACGTCAACAAAATGTCTGGATATCAAGTTTATAATTATCATCTTTATAACAAGCTCGAAGCTGTTATTGAAAAAATGCAAACCACAAGTCTAGAGAGTTCCACCAAAAGGGTCGAGAGTTCCACCAAAAGGGTGGTCGACTGTCGTTTGCATTACCAAATTCTCGACCGAGCGAATCTTCCAAGCGATTTCAAATTGCCTGAAATGGAAAAGTTTGACGGGAGTGGAAATCCCATTGtgcatttgaaagtgtttatCAGAACCATGGCCCTTCATCAGATCAGAGAAGAAGCGATGATCGTTCTATTCCCAAAGTATCTGTCAAAGTCAGCTCTGAATTGGTTTTATCATCCTGATGTTGAAACGTTTACCGATTTTGAATCCATTGTAAAATGTTTCGTGGATCAATTCTATTTCAACATAGTTGCTGACAAACTCTCAATGTGTTCGCTGGAATGCACGAAACAGAATGAAGACGAAAAGCTTATTGATTTCTTCGATAGGTGGAGGAAGCAAGTCTCGCTGGTGGTAAACAGGCCTGATCAGAGCAAACTGATGAAGATTTTCAGGGGAA
This genomic window contains:
- the LOC124910793 gene encoding uncharacterized protein LOC124910793; this encodes MSGYQVYNYHLYNKLEAVIEKMQTTSLESSTKRVESSTKRVVDCRLHYQILDRANLPSDFKLPEMEKFDGSGNPIVHLKVFIRTMALHQIREEAMIVLFPKYLSKSALNWFYHPDVETFTDFESIVKCFVDQFYFNIVADKLSMCSLECTKQNEDEKLIDFFDRWRKQVSLVVNRPDQSKLMKIFRGNMIYEWIFKDKTFSSFSDLISRVIRFENGCHSDNNLAL